One Spirochaeta africana DSM 8902 genomic window carries:
- a CDS encoding sensor domain-containing diguanylate cyclase, producing MRSRYTLSAVWLLLFFVIGAGFHHMYTLRAERRVAERLAVLDSRIEATVKTLGSFSRYVFETAVERDDVLRLVAQAWDTSPEHRNELRQDLYSLLRPVYEQMQEYDFRQLHFHFPNTASFLRMHAPERYGDHLGNIRHSVLAANIERRPSQGFEEGRVFNGYRFVYPLFYQEQHIGSAEVSFSIQSFLDVLGGLTDSRYLFAIRRSVVHSTVFREFLRNYEESYVSPELMFDAAVASWPEFEPLFAERQAWLQRQLARNESFGYFGRLEDQDYLVLMHAVRNVRGLPVGYIIAVTPDATRQDQRWDRVMTGILLVIGFVIIEVLTWILVRDRQQLKRLARTDQLTGILNRYWFHELSDREIEAARRYGHPLSLIIFDVDHFKQVNDTYGHNVGDEVLKQLVGVVQGEIRASDVLARWGGEEFVVLLPHADAAAAGQAAEKLRAAVESADVGADGGVTISLGVAELGSEESLDAMIGRADRALYRAKQSGRNRSCLADSR from the coding sequence TTCATCATATGTACACCCTGCGTGCCGAACGGAGGGTTGCCGAACGGTTAGCGGTGCTGGATTCCAGGATCGAGGCTACAGTAAAGACCTTGGGGTCGTTTTCACGTTATGTATTCGAAACGGCGGTGGAGCGCGATGACGTACTGCGGCTGGTAGCCCAGGCCTGGGATACCTCTCCGGAGCATCGGAATGAGTTGCGGCAGGATCTGTACAGTCTGCTGCGACCGGTGTATGAGCAGATGCAGGAGTACGACTTTCGCCAGCTGCATTTCCATTTTCCCAATACGGCCAGTTTCTTGCGGATGCATGCCCCGGAACGTTACGGGGACCATCTGGGGAATATACGCCACAGTGTGCTGGCTGCCAATATCGAGCGGCGTCCAAGCCAGGGATTCGAGGAGGGGCGGGTATTTAACGGCTACCGCTTTGTATACCCCCTGTTTTATCAGGAGCAGCATATCGGCTCGGCCGAGGTCTCCTTTTCCATTCAGTCCTTTCTTGATGTGCTCGGCGGGCTTACCGACAGCCGCTATCTGTTTGCCATCAGGCGGTCGGTGGTGCATTCCACCGTGTTTCGCGAGTTTCTGAGGAACTACGAGGAGAGCTATGTCTCGCCGGAGCTGATGTTTGATGCGGCGGTTGCCTCCTGGCCCGAGTTCGAGCCACTGTTTGCTGAACGCCAGGCCTGGCTGCAGCGTCAGCTGGCTCGCAATGAAAGTTTCGGGTACTTCGGTCGACTGGAGGATCAGGATTATCTGGTGCTGATGCATGCGGTGCGCAATGTGCGAGGACTGCCGGTGGGCTACATCATCGCGGTTACGCCTGATGCCACACGACAGGATCAGCGTTGGGATCGTGTGATGACCGGGATCCTGCTGGTGATCGGGTTCGTGATAATCGAGGTACTTACCTGGATTCTGGTCCGCGACCGGCAGCAGCTCAAGCGGCTGGCTCGAACCGATCAGCTGACCGGTATACTGAATCGCTACTGGTTCCACGAACTGAGTGATCGCGAGATCGAGGCCGCCCGGCGCTATGGCCATCCTTTAAGCCTGATTATCTTCGATGTGGATCACTTCAAGCAGGTAAACGATACCTACGGGCATAATGTCGGCGACGAGGTGCTGAAGCAACTGGTCGGGGTGGTGCAGGGAGAAATCCGGGCCAGCGATGTCCTGGCACGCTGGGGCGGCGAGGAGTTTGTGGTGCTGCTGCCGCATGCTGACGCTGCGGCAGCCGGGCAGGCAGCCGAGAAACTGCGCGCTGCGGTGGAGTCGGCAGACGTGGGTGCGGATGGTGGTGTTACCATCAGTCTGGGGGTTGCCGAACTGGGCAGTGAGGAAAGCCTGGATGCAATGATCGGCCGGGCCGACCGGGCTTTATATCGGGCCAAGCAGTCCGGGCGGAATCGCAGCTGCCTGGCGGATAGCAGATGA